A window of candidate division KSB1 bacterium contains these coding sequences:
- a CDS encoding ABC transporter ATP-binding protein, protein MQEKLNILRGQNRYILKRFLQYLKPFTRVITVMYVFALLNVAATLAIPILIQKGIDKNIANDDLHGLLITTGVLAAVLVVQFISFRYQGVLLMRTANEVFYRLRRDLFEHMQKLSFRFFDTHKAGSLMTRVTSDVQVLEELLMTGLDTILVDFLMIGGIIGAMLFLDARLSLILLFIIPLLSLVVFGLRKRIVNAARDIQKQLSSVNAYLNESLSGIMVSRAFAREKLNIRQFSDFNEAYFQRTRSFYPLHAYFWQSVSTLNTFSMGLVILVGGILLYQQSVTIGVIAAFLTLITQLFHPMQKISNMLNQLSRAMASGERIFSILDERPDVQDQDNAIKNNQLKGKIEFNHVKFEYKSDEPVLKGIHFIVQPGQTLAIVGHTGSGKSTIVNLLSRFYDVTGGKVCVDDRDVREYAQHEYRIQTAVVMQDPFLFSGSVYDNIRFSMPEATQEQIEGVCKELGIHEMVQEFPRAYHTEIGERGGNISIGQKQLLAFARAMLRDPRILILDEASSYLDTRTEALVQQALQRLMKDRTTIVIAHRLSTIQYADTILVLEQGNILESGTHEELVRHNGAYAQLLKSQFQQVAD, encoded by the coding sequence ATGCAAGAAAAATTAAACATACTCCGCGGTCAGAACCGGTATATCCTGAAGCGATTTTTGCAGTATTTAAAGCCATTCACACGTGTTATCACGGTCATGTACGTATTTGCCCTGCTGAATGTGGCCGCAACCCTGGCGATCCCTATTTTGATACAAAAGGGCATTGACAAAAATATTGCGAATGACGATTTGCATGGACTTTTGATAACAACAGGTGTACTTGCCGCTGTGTTGGTCGTCCAGTTTATTTCTTTTCGCTACCAGGGTGTCTTGCTCATGCGAACTGCAAATGAGGTGTTTTACAGGTTGAGGCGCGATTTATTTGAGCATATGCAAAAGCTTTCGTTCCGGTTCTTTGATACCCACAAGGCCGGAAGCTTGATGACCCGGGTGACCAGTGATGTCCAGGTTCTTGAAGAACTGTTGATGACGGGTTTGGATACTATTTTGGTTGATTTTTTGATGATAGGCGGTATTATCGGCGCCATGCTTTTTCTGGATGCCCGTTTGAGTTTGATTTTATTATTTATCATTCCTTTATTATCTCTGGTTGTATTCGGGTTGCGCAAACGGATTGTAAATGCTGCAAGAGATATTCAAAAACAATTGTCGTCAGTCAATGCTTATTTGAACGAATCCCTTTCGGGTATTATGGTGAGTCGGGCTTTTGCACGTGAAAAGTTGAATATTCGTCAATTCTCCGATTTTAATGAAGCATATTTTCAGCGCACTCGTTCCTTTTATCCGCTGCACGCATACTTTTGGCAAAGTGTCTCAACTTTGAATACTTTTTCCATGGGATTGGTGATACTTGTAGGCGGTATTCTGTTGTATCAACAGTCTGTGACGATCGGTGTCATTGCCGCTTTTTTAACTTTGATAACACAGTTGTTTCATCCCATGCAGAAAATAAGCAATATGTTGAACCAGTTAAGCCGGGCCATGGCATCCGGTGAGCGTATTTTTTCTATCCTGGATGAACGCCCCGATGTACAGGATCAGGACAACGCAATAAAGAATAATCAGCTGAAAGGTAAAATTGAATTCAATCATGTAAAGTTTGAATACAAGTCGGATGAGCCTGTGCTCAAAGGCATTCATTTTATCGTTCAGCCGGGTCAAACACTCGCGATTGTAGGGCATACCGGCTCGGGAAAATCCACAATTGTAAATCTGCTCAGTCGATTTTATGATGTGACCGGCGGCAAAGTCTGTGTGGATGATCGCGATGTTCGTGAATATGCTCAACATGAATATCGCATACAGACTGCGGTGGTTATGCAGGACCCGTTTTTGTTTTCGGGGTCGGTGTATGATAATATTCGTTTTTCGATGCCAGAGGCAACACAGGAGCAAATCGAAGGGGTCTGCAAAGAATTGGGGATTCATGAGATGGTTCAGGAATTTCCGCGCGCTTATCATACTGAAATTGGTGAACGAGGGGGCAATATTTCCATTGGTCAGAAACAATTGCTGGCTTTTGCGCGGGCTATGTTGCGGGATCCCAGGATATTAATACTGGATGAGGCAAGTTCATATCTGGATACCCGGACTGAAGCGCTTGTTCAGCAAGCTCTGCAGCGATTAATGAAAGACCGCACAACTATTGTTATTGCGCACCGATTATCTACTATTCAATACGCAGATACAATTCTTGTTCTTGAACAGGGGAATATTCTCGAGTCCGGCACACATGAAGAACTGGTTAGACATAACGGGGCTTATGCACAGCTATTAAAGAGTCAGTTTCAGCAGGTTGCTGACTAG
- a CDS encoding L-histidine N(alpha)-methyltransferase yields MNVLQKKSTDINSQNIFERDILAGLSSSPKYLFSKYLYDTAGSRIFQDIMSMPEYYLTDCEFEILVAHKKRIESLFFENGNEIDLIELGAGDGAKTRILLEYFLSKNKQFKYIPVDISKNAVLELVEQLNHDFESLVVDGKIGDYFEEIHKLNKYDHHPKVLLFLGSNIGNYEPRQVQHFFEQLASVMGPQDRLFIGFDLKKDPFAIFNAYNDPHGHTKRFNLNLLNHINRVMDADFDISAFQHYESYDPQSGLAKSYLISALEQKVTLKKLDRTINFAHWEPILVEISQKYDVPMIKEMAAQNGFRIIENFSDSRQYFINSLWQPVQ; encoded by the coding sequence ATGAATGTGTTGCAAAAAAAATCTACTGATATTAATTCACAAAATATATTTGAGCGGGATATACTTGCAGGTTTATCTTCCTCTCCCAAATACTTGTTCTCAAAATATCTTTATGATACGGCCGGAAGCCGTATTTTCCAGGATATTATGTCAATGCCCGAGTATTACCTTACGGACTGTGAGTTTGAAATACTGGTTGCTCATAAAAAGCGGATTGAATCATTGTTTTTTGAAAATGGGAACGAGATTGATTTGATTGAGCTGGGTGCAGGTGATGGAGCCAAAACCCGGATATTATTAGAATATTTTCTTTCTAAAAATAAACAGTTCAAATATATACCCGTTGATATCAGTAAAAACGCAGTGCTTGAACTGGTGGAACAATTGAATCATGACTTTGAAAGTCTTGTCGTGGATGGAAAGATTGGAGATTATTTCGAGGAAATACATAAATTAAATAAATATGATCATCATCCCAAAGTGCTTTTGTTCCTGGGGTCCAATATTGGGAACTATGAACCGCGGCAGGTCCAGCACTTTTTTGAACAACTCGCAAGTGTGATGGGACCGCAAGATCGTTTGTTTATCGGATTTGATTTGAAAAAAGACCCTTTTGCTATTTTCAATGCATATAATGATCCGCATGGGCATACCAAAAGATTCAACTTGAATTTATTAAACCACATTAATCGGGTGATGGACGCTGATTTTGATATTAGTGCTTTTCAGCATTATGAAAGCTATGATCCTCAGAGCGGTTTGGCGAAAAGTTATTTGATCAGCGCTCTGGAGCAAAAAGTTACTTTGAAAAAGCTTGATCGTACGATCAATTTTGCACATTGGGAACCCATTTTGGTCGAGATTTCCCAAAAATATGATGTTCCGATGATCAAGGAAATGGCTGCACAAAACGGATTCAGAATTATTGAAAACTTTAGCGACAGCCGGCAATACTTTATCAATTCACTTTGGCAGCCTGTGCAGTGA
- a CDS encoding ABC transporter ATP-binding protein, translating to MLSVIKTFSDILEKYKGAFSLAVMCMIFMDIIAYLLPLAVKYVTDDVFPCVREPGMLNHLYVVSALVLLASILRGIFAHIMIRSYWYVGESVVRDLRNRLYEKLHHLDAAFYARSRTGDLMSRVSTDIQRIRNFFAFGIEHRLRIILISLSVLVLMLLQNWRLAVVVYAMIPAVYLIVIRFSKKLQTAVLRKHRQAGRLSAALQENLTGIRIVKAFAMENPEMKKFDTENSALKEADIYVTTLQAHLNPILQLTAGIGSLLILVYGGYQVITGDMSLGVLLGFVTYLMIMRFPLMILAFNTSLINLARGAAVRINEILTITDQRENDRGEVKKHIQGRLEFDDVCFQYEPEQPILENLSFDIQPGERVAIFGLTGSGKSSLISLIPRFYKPCDGQIRLDGICLENWDLEYLRSNIGTVLQETFLFSMSIRDNIAFGRPSASIDEIESAAKTAQIHEFIKKLPDGYETMVGEYGAGLSGGQRQRIAIARALLQDPRILILDDCTSSLDSLTERQIQRELQSLMKGRTTVIIAQRITTLRLADRIIVLDQGTVQDFDSHEKLLEKNDLYRTAYETQMVCSESINEDSMSAG from the coding sequence ATGCTATCTGTAATAAAAACATTTTCTGACATACTTGAAAAATACAAAGGGGCTTTCTCTTTAGCGGTTATGTGCATGATTTTTATGGATATTATTGCCTATTTACTGCCTCTGGCTGTGAAATATGTCACTGATGATGTGTTTCCTTGCGTACGGGAACCGGGTATGCTGAATCATTTATATGTTGTCAGCGCCCTTGTTCTGTTGGCCAGCATTTTAAGAGGGATTTTCGCACATATCATGATCCGATCCTACTGGTACGTGGGGGAAAGTGTGGTACGTGATTTGCGCAACCGACTGTATGAAAAACTCCATCATTTGGATGCCGCCTTTTATGCGCGTTCCCGCACCGGTGATTTGATGTCAAGGGTTTCTACAGATATTCAGCGTATCAGGAATTTTTTCGCGTTCGGAATTGAGCACAGACTGCGAATTATTTTGATATCTTTGAGCGTGCTTGTTCTGATGTTATTGCAGAATTGGCGTCTGGCTGTGGTGGTTTACGCGATGATACCTGCCGTTTATTTGATTGTTATCCGATTCAGTAAAAAACTTCAAACCGCAGTCTTGCGGAAACATCGTCAGGCCGGCCGGCTCAGCGCTGCGCTGCAGGAAAATTTAACGGGAATCCGTATTGTCAAAGCATTTGCCATGGAAAATCCGGAAATGAAGAAATTTGATACCGAGAATAGCGCATTGAAAGAAGCGGATATTTATGTAACCACTTTGCAAGCCCATCTAAATCCTATCCTGCAGCTTACCGCAGGTATTGGCTCGCTCCTCATCCTCGTTTATGGCGGCTATCAGGTGATCACCGGAGATATGAGTCTTGGAGTTCTTTTGGGGTTTGTGACCTATTTGATGATTATGCGTTTCCCTCTGATGATTCTCGCTTTTAACACCTCATTGATCAATTTAGCCAGAGGCGCCGCTGTACGTATTAATGAGATCCTGACAATCACGGATCAGAGGGAAAACGATAGGGGAGAGGTTAAAAAGCATATTCAGGGGCGTCTTGAGTTTGATGATGTCTGTTTTCAGTATGAGCCTGAACAGCCCATTCTTGAGAATTTGTCTTTTGATATTCAGCCCGGTGAACGGGTGGCTATTTTCGGCCTGACGGGATCAGGAAAGAGTTCACTCATATCGTTAATCCCACGATTTTACAAGCCCTGTGACGGACAAATTCGACTGGATGGAATTTGTCTTGAAAACTGGGACCTGGAATATCTGCGATCGAATATTGGAACGGTTCTGCAGGAAACATTTTTGTTTTCCATGAGCATCCGTGATAATATTGCTTTTGGCCGGCCTTCTGCCTCGATTGATGAAATTGAAAGCGCTGCCAAAACAGCCCAGATACACGAGTTTATTAAAAAACTGCCCGATGGTTATGAAACCATGGTCGGCGAGTACGGTGCAGGCCTTTCCGGGGGGCAGAGGCAGCGAATTGCTATTGCCCGTGCTTTGCTGCAGGACCCCCGGATATTGATTCTCGATGATTGCACTTCAAGTCTTGATTCTTTAACAGAGCGTCAGATCCAGCGCGAACTTCAGTCACTCATGAAAGGGCGAACAACAGTTATTATCGCCCAGCGTATTACAACACTAAGGCTGGCTGATCGGATTATTGTCCTGGATCAGGGAACGGTACAGGACTTTGATTCGCATGAAAAATTACTGGAAAAGAATGATTTGTATCGAACGGCTTATGAAACCCAGATGGTGTGTTCGGAATCCATAAATGAAGACTCGATGAGTGCAGGTTAA